In the genome of Hymenobacter taeanensis, one region contains:
- the rpoB gene encoding DNA-directed RNA polymerase subunit beta: MQKLQAADERINFAKIKKVIEYPDFLDVQVRSFMDFFQLETAAENRTDEGLFKVFAENFPISDSRENFVLTFIDYHVDPPKYSVDECIDRGLTYSVPLKAKLRLVCNDTDNEDFETIEQEVFLGNIPYMTEKGSFVINGAERVIVSQLHRSPGVFFAQSKHTNGTKLYSARIIPFKGSWIEFATDVNNVMYAYIDRKKKFPVTTLLRAIGYGTDKDILDLFGLSEEVKADKKNLKKAVGRKLAARVLRTWTEDFVDEDTGEVVSIDRNEVLLERDSTIEEEDIDTILNAGAKSVILHRENVNIADYAIIYNTLQKDNSNSEKEAVEQIYRQLRNTEAPDEETARDIIQKLFFSDKRYDLGDVGRYRINKKLGIDTNWDARVLTNEDIVLIVKYLIGLINSKAIVDDIDHLSNRRVRTVGEQLYAQFGVGLARMARTIKERMNVRDNEDFKPVDLINARTLSSVINSFFGTNQLSQFMDQTNPLAEVTHKRRVSALGPGGLSRERAGFEVRDVHYTHYGRLCTIETPEGPNIGLISSLCVHARVNSMGFIETPYRTVENGKVDTTENVKYLTAEEEDTHHIAQANARIDEEGNFINELVKGRFEGDFPVVGPDEYSYMDVAPNQIVSVAASLIPFLEHDDANRALMGSNMQRQAVPLLKAEAPIVGTGLEGRVAIDSRTLVVAEGDGVIDYVDANRIVVKYDLTEDDILVSFDAEKISYDLIKFRRTNQDTCINLTPLVKKGERVVKGQPLCEGYGTNKGELALGRNMQVAFMPWQGYNFEDAIVISEKVVRDDIFTSIHIEEFELEVRETKRGEEELTSEIPNVSEEAVRNLDDNGIIRLGAEVREGDILIGKITPKGETDPTPEEKLLRAIFGDKAGDVKDASLKAPPSLNGVVIGTKLFSRPKKDKNLRAKSKKEVEELKDSYAKELRGIKAVMVEKLVQLLEGKTSQGVKHKFGDEIISKGVKFGKKNIAENLFPEKNPYKDESNYAVPEEVNMFKDLVLEGWTADARVNSMVLDLVKNYAKKRNTITARFKRDRFTLEVGDELPAGIVQLAKVYIAKKRKLKVGDKMAGRHGNKGVVARIVRDEDMPFLPDGTPMDIVLNPLGVPSRMNIGQIYETVLGWAGLKLGRTYATPIFDGATEEEVSRELTEAGLPTFGRAYLHDGLTGQRFDQPVTVGVIYMLKLGHLVDDKMHARSIGPYSLITQQPLGGKAQFGGQRFGEMEVWALEAFGASNVLQEILTVKSDDVVGRAKAYEAIVKGDVLPKPNIPESFNVLIHELRGLALEITLD; this comes from the coding sequence CTGCAAAAACTGCAGGCGGCTGACGAGCGGATCAACTTCGCCAAGATTAAAAAGGTTATTGAGTACCCGGATTTCCTGGACGTGCAGGTTCGCTCGTTCATGGATTTCTTCCAGTTGGAAACGGCTGCCGAGAACCGTACCGATGAGGGTCTCTTCAAAGTATTCGCCGAGAACTTTCCGATTTCGGACTCGCGCGAGAACTTCGTGCTGACCTTTATTGACTACCACGTCGACCCGCCTAAGTACTCAGTAGATGAGTGCATCGACCGGGGCCTGACGTACTCGGTACCGCTGAAAGCTAAGTTGCGCCTGGTCTGCAATGACACGGACAACGAAGATTTCGAGACGATCGAGCAGGAAGTGTTCTTGGGTAACATCCCTTACATGACCGAGAAGGGCTCGTTCGTAATCAACGGTGCTGAGCGTGTTATTGTATCGCAGCTGCACCGTTCACCCGGTGTATTCTTTGCGCAGAGCAAGCACACCAACGGCACTAAGCTGTACTCGGCCCGTATTATTCCGTTCAAAGGCTCGTGGATTGAATTTGCCACGGACGTGAACAATGTGATGTACGCGTACATCGACCGGAAGAAGAAGTTTCCGGTTACTACGCTGCTTCGCGCCATCGGTTACGGCACCGACAAAGATATCTTGGACCTGTTCGGGCTATCGGAGGAAGTGAAGGCCGATAAGAAGAACCTTAAGAAGGCAGTAGGCCGCAAGCTGGCCGCTCGGGTGCTCCGCACCTGGACGGAAGACTTCGTGGATGAGGATACCGGTGAAGTGGTATCTATTGACCGGAACGAGGTACTGCTGGAGCGCGACTCTACTATCGAGGAAGAGGACATTGACACCATCCTGAACGCTGGTGCTAAGTCGGTAATTCTGCACCGCGAGAATGTAAACATTGCGGACTACGCAATTATTTACAACACCCTGCAGAAGGACAACTCTAACTCGGAGAAAGAAGCCGTTGAGCAAATCTACCGTCAGCTCCGTAACACGGAAGCTCCCGACGAAGAGACTGCCCGCGACATCATCCAAAAGCTATTCTTCTCGGATAAGCGCTACGACCTTGGTGACGTAGGCCGCTACCGTATTAATAAGAAGCTGGGTATTGACACGAACTGGGATGCCCGCGTGCTGACCAACGAGGATATCGTTCTCATCGTGAAATACCTGATCGGTCTGATCAACTCGAAGGCCATTGTCGATGACATTGACCACTTGAGCAATCGTCGTGTACGCACGGTAGGGGAGCAGTTGTACGCCCAGTTCGGCGTAGGCTTAGCCCGTATGGCGCGTACTATCAAGGAGCGCATGAACGTGCGCGACAACGAGGACTTCAAGCCAGTTGATCTGATCAACGCTCGTACTCTGTCGAGCGTAATCAACTCGTTCTTCGGTACGAACCAGCTTTCGCAGTTTATGGACCAGACTAACCCTCTGGCCGAGGTGACGCACAAGCGTCGTGTATCGGCACTGGGGCCAGGAGGTCTGTCGCGGGAGCGTGCTGGTTTCGAAGTACGTGACGTTCACTACACCCACTACGGCCGTCTCTGCACTATCGAAACGCCGGAAGGACCAAACATTGGTCTGATTTCGTCGCTTTGCGTGCACGCCCGAGTAAACTCCATGGGCTTCATCGAAACTCCTTACCGCACTGTTGAGAACGGTAAGGTGGATACGACGGAGAACGTGAAGTACCTGACGGCTGAAGAGGAAGATACTCACCACATCGCGCAGGCTAACGCCCGCATCGATGAAGAGGGTAACTTCATCAACGAGCTGGTAAAAGGTCGTTTCGAAGGTGACTTCCCCGTAGTAGGTCCCGACGAGTACAGCTACATGGACGTAGCTCCTAACCAGATTGTATCGGTAGCTGCTTCGCTGATTCCGTTTCTGGAGCATGACGATGCTAACCGTGCCCTGATGGGTTCGAACATGCAACGTCAGGCAGTACCGTTGCTGAAGGCGGAGGCCCCCATCGTGGGCACTGGCCTAGAGGGGCGCGTAGCAATTGACTCGCGCACTCTGGTAGTAGCCGAGGGCGACGGTGTAATTGACTACGTAGATGCTAACCGCATTGTAGTGAAGTACGACCTGACGGAAGACGATATCCTCGTAAGCTTCGATGCTGAGAAGATTTCGTACGACCTGATCAAGTTCCGTCGGACCAACCAGGACACCTGCATCAACCTGACGCCTCTCGTGAAGAAGGGCGAGCGGGTAGTGAAAGGACAGCCACTCTGCGAAGGCTACGGCACGAACAAAGGTGAGCTGGCCCTGGGCCGCAACATGCAGGTGGCATTTATGCCATGGCAGGGCTACAACTTCGAGGATGCTATCGTAATCTCGGAGAAAGTAGTACGCGACGACATCTTCACCTCAATTCACATTGAGGAGTTTGAGTTGGAAGTACGCGAGACCAAGCGTGGCGAAGAAGAGCTGACCTCGGAGATTCCGAACGTAAGCGAAGAAGCCGTGCGTAACCTCGACGATAACGGCATCATCCGTCTGGGTGCTGAGGTTCGCGAGGGCGATATCCTCATCGGTAAGATCACGCCTAAGGGCGAGACCGATCCAACCCCAGAAGAGAAGCTACTCCGCGCCATCTTCGGTGACAAAGCTGGCGACGTGAAGGATGCCTCGCTTAAGGCGCCACCTTCCCTGAATGGTGTAGTTATCGGTACCAAGCTGTTCTCACGTCCTAAGAAAGACAAAAACCTGCGGGCCAAGTCCAAGAAGGAAGTAGAAGAGCTGAAGGATTCGTATGCTAAGGAACTGCGCGGTATCAAAGCCGTGATGGTTGAAAAGCTGGTGCAGCTACTGGAAGGCAAAACCTCCCAGGGTGTGAAGCACAAGTTTGGCGACGAAATCATCTCGAAGGGTGTGAAATTTGGCAAGAAGAACATTGCTGAAAACCTCTTCCCCGAGAAGAACCCCTACAAGGACGAGAGCAACTACGCTGTTCCCGAAGAGGTGAACATGTTTAAGGACCTCGTGCTGGAAGGGTGGACTGCTGACGCTCGCGTTAACAGCATGGTGCTGGACCTGGTGAAAAACTACGCCAAGAAGCGTAACACCATCACGGCTCGCTTCAAGCGCGACCGGTTCACGCTGGAGGTAGGTGACGAACTCCCCGCTGGTATCGTGCAGCTGGCCAAAGTTTACATCGCCAAGAAGCGTAAGCTGAAGGTGGGTGATAAAATGGCAGGTCGTCACGGTAACAAGGGTGTGGTAGCCCGCATCGTGCGCGATGAGGACATGCCCTTCCTGCCCGACGGTACTCCGATGGACATCGTGCTCAACCCGCTTGGTGTACCAAGCCGGATGAACATCGGTCAGATCTACGAGACTGTATTGGGCTGGGCTGGCTTGAAGCTGGGCCGTACCTACGCTACCCCAATTTTCGATGGTGCTACCGAAGAGGAAGTATCGCGTGAGTTGACGGAAGCAGGCCTACCAACCTTCGGCCGTGCTTATCTGCACGATGGTCTGACTGGTCAGCGTTTTGACCAGCCGGTAACCGTTGGGGTAATTTATATGCTGAAGCTAGGCCACTTGGTTGATGACAAGATGCACGCCCGTTCAATCGGACCGTACTCGCTCATCACTCAGCAGCCGCTCGGTGGTAAAGCTCAGTTCGGTGGTCAGCGCTTCGGCGAAATGGAAGTATGGGCTCTTGAGGCCTTCGGTGCTTCCAACGTCCTCCAAGAAATTCTGACGGTGAAGTCGGATGACGTGGTAGGCCGCGCTAAAGCGTACGAAGCCATTGTAAAAGGTGACGTACTGCCCAAGCCGAATATCCCTGAGTCATTTAACGTACTCATCCACGAGCTACGCGGTCTGGCTCTGGAAATCACGCTTGACTGA
- the rplL gene encoding 50S ribosomal protein L7/L12 gives MADLKAFAEQLVSLTVKEVNELATILKDEYGIEPAAAAPVMMAGGGAGAAADAPEEKTSFDVILKSAGAGKLAVVKLVKDLTGLGLKEAKELVDGAPKALKEGVAKDEAESLKKQLEEAGAEVEVK, from the coding sequence ATGGCAGATTTGAAAGCATTCGCCGAGCAGCTCGTTAGCCTGACGGTAAAAGAAGTAAACGAACTGGCTACTATCCTGAAGGACGAGTACGGCATTGAGCCCGCTGCTGCTGCTCCCGTAATGATGGCTGGTGGTGGCGCTGGCGCTGCTGCTGACGCTCCTGAGGAGAAGACCTCGTTCGACGTAATCCTGAAGTCGGCTGGTGCTGGCAAACTGGCTGTGGTGAAACTGGTGAAAGACCTGACCGGTCTGGGCCTGAAAGAAGCCAAAGAACTGGTTGACGGTGCTCCCAAGGCCCTGAAAGAAGGTGTTGCTAAAGACGAAGCTGAGTCGCTGAAGAAGCAACTGGAAGAAGCCGGCGCTGAAGTAGAAGTTAAGTAA
- a CDS encoding DUF3467 domain-containing protein, whose protein sequence is MQPNQPADPNAPQQPQDPNAISIELSEEIAEGQYANLAMIAHSTSEFVIDFIRLMPGLPKAKVKARIVITPEHAKRLVTALTENLDRYEKAYGPIKVQPDAQGYPMGFGGTMGEA, encoded by the coding sequence ATGCAACCCAACCAACCAGCAGATCCTAACGCCCCACAACAACCCCAGGACCCCAATGCCATCAGCATTGAGCTATCGGAGGAAATTGCCGAAGGGCAGTACGCCAACCTGGCGATGATTGCGCACAGCACGAGCGAATTCGTTATCGACTTTATACGGTTGATGCCAGGTTTACCGAAGGCTAAGGTAAAAGCGCGGATTGTGATTACGCCCGAGCATGCGAAGCGCTTGGTTACTGCTCTAACCGAAAACCTAGACCGATACGAAAAGGCATACGGTCCCATTAAGGTGCAGCCTGACGCTCAGGGGTACCCAATGGGTTTTGGTGGCACGATGGGAGAGGCCTAG
- the rpsL gene encoding 30S ribosomal protein S12: MPTINQLVRKGREKLTTKSKSPALDSCPQRRGVCTRVYTTTPKKPNSAMRKVARVRLTNGKEVNAYIPGEGHNLQEHSIVLIRGGRVKDLPGVRYHIIRGALDTAGVNGRLQRRSKYGAKRPKPGQAAAAGKGGKPAPGKKK; encoded by the coding sequence ATGCCTACTATCAACCAGTTAGTACGAAAAGGCCGCGAGAAGCTGACGACGAAGTCGAAGTCGCCCGCCCTTGATTCGTGCCCGCAGCGCCGTGGCGTTTGCACTCGCGTGTATACCACTACGCCTAAGAAGCCAAACTCGGCTATGCGTAAAGTTGCCCGCGTGCGTCTGACCAACGGCAAAGAAGTTAATGCCTACATCCCAGGTGAAGGCCACAACCTGCAGGAGCACAGCATCGTGCTGATCCGTGGTGGCCGTGTGAAAGACCTTCCCGGTGTGCGTTACCACATCATCCGTGGTGCTCTTGACACCGCTGGCGTAAACGGTCGTCTGCAGCGTCGTTCTAAGTATGGCGCTAAGCGTCCGAAGCCAGGCCAAGCTGCCGCAGCAGGCAAAGGCGGTAAACCAGCACCCGGCAAGAAAAAGTAA
- a CDS encoding MolR family transcriptional regulator, producing MKPQKFYFDDEEEGLAIQTSHPNFTAVVKEEFYFDCVDDFSPFGNDDGADALLSLTEWYQETRGRNKIVNWLFRTIDEYGFSYQSKWASGLVSAEELQKLEKEDPSFIGCMDRTIIGVGFGQCKITGSINVELKQLVKTAIARQKMIHEKDLAKGKQIHGDVGNDFGNDEKLLREYLDRLDIMERDLSAFKEA from the coding sequence ATGAAACCGCAGAAATTCTACTTCGACGACGAAGAGGAAGGATTGGCAATTCAAACCAGCCACCCCAACTTCACCGCTGTGGTAAAAGAAGAATTCTACTTCGACTGCGTAGACGATTTCTCCCCTTTCGGTAATGATGATGGCGCTGATGCTCTACTCTCATTAACCGAGTGGTACCAAGAAACCAGAGGGAGAAACAAGATTGTCAACTGGTTATTTCGAACCATTGATGAGTACGGGTTTTCCTATCAAAGCAAATGGGCTTCAGGCTTAGTAAGTGCTGAGGAACTTCAGAAGCTTGAAAAGGAAGATCCAAGTTTCATTGGGTGTATGGACCGGACAATCATCGGCGTAGGATTTGGCCAATGCAAAATCACGGGAAGCATTAATGTAGAGTTAAAGCAGCTTGTAAAAACTGCAATTGCGCGGCAGAAAATGATTCACGAGAAAGACCTAGCAAAAGGCAAGCAAATACACGGTGACGTTGGGAATGATTTCGGAAACGATGAAAAGCTGCTTAGGGAATACTTAGATCGGCTTGATATCATGGAAAGAGATTTATCCGCATTCAAAGAAGCTTAA
- the rpsG gene encoding 30S ribosomal protein S7, whose translation MRKSKPKKRILLPDPKYKETLVTRFVNYMMYDGKKNLAYTIFYDACELVEQRTKESGVEMWRKALNNVMPTVEVKSRRVGGATFQVPTEVRPDRRIAVGSKWLIQYARRRGEKTMKDKLAGEIIAAAKGEGAAVKKKDDTHRMAEANKAFSHFRF comes from the coding sequence ATGAGAAAGTCAAAACCAAAGAAGCGCATCCTCCTGCCCGACCCCAAGTACAAGGAGACGCTGGTAACCCGTTTCGTCAACTACATGATGTATGACGGGAAGAAAAACCTGGCCTACACCATTTTCTACGATGCTTGCGAGCTAGTAGAGCAGCGCACTAAAGAGAGTGGCGTAGAGATGTGGCGCAAAGCCCTGAACAACGTAATGCCAACCGTAGAAGTGAAGAGCCGCCGTGTAGGTGGTGCTACCTTCCAGGTGCCTACCGAAGTTCGCCCTGACCGTCGTATCGCTGTAGGCTCGAAGTGGTTGATTCAGTACGCTCGTCGTCGTGGTGAGAAAACCATGAAAGACAAGCTGGCTGGCGAAATCATTGCCGCTGCTAAAGGTGAGGGTGCTGCCGTTAAGAAAAAGGACGACACCCACCGGATGGCCGAA
- the rpoC gene encoding DNA-directed RNA polymerase subunit beta': MAFAKNKKLVQDFSKVTISLASPESILERSNGEVVKPETINYRTYKPEMGGLFCERIFGPVKDWECHCGKYKRIRYKGIICDRCGVEVTEKKVRRERMGHIELVVPVAHIWYFKSLPNKIGYLLGLPTKKLDQIIYYERYVVVQPGVLGEEGVQQLDFLTEDEYLDIIDKLPRENQMLPNEDPNKFIARMGADALQLLLERINLDELSYSLRDSAAHETSQQRKAEALKRLRVVEAFRDAATRVENKPEWMVIRMVPVIPPELRPLVPLDGGRFATSDLNDLYRRVIIRNNRLKRLIEIKAPEVILRNEKRMLQEAVDSLFDNSRKVNAVRAEGNRALKSLSDMLKGKQGRFRQNLLGKRVDYSGRSVIVVGPELKLHECGLPKNMAAELFKPFIIRKLIERGIVKTVKSAKKIVDRKDAVVWDILENVLKGHPVLLNRAPTLHRLGIQAFQPRLIEGKAIQLHPLVCTAFNADFDGDQMAVHVPLGPAAILEASMLMLASHNILNPANGAPIAVPSQDMVLGLYYVTKGKRSTEEESIQGEGRMFYSDEEVVIAINEGQLSKHAYIKVRTKVRDEEDNLVTKIIETVAGRVLFNQLVPEEVGFVDELLTKKKLQQIISMVFKRTGMARTAQFLDDIKTLGFQSAYKGGLSMGLGDIQIPKEKDALVLQAQNDVKAVTQNYQMGLITDNERYNQVIDIWTRINNQITETLMGRLEKENQGFNSIYMMMHSGARGSREQIRQLGGMRGLMAKPQKSLQGSVGEIIENPILSNFKEGLDVIEYFISTHGARKGLADTALKTADAGYLTRRLVDVSQDVIVNENDCGTLRGIETFALKDNEDIVEPLAERILGRVAVHDIIDPLTDEVILTAGDEITEEITRRIDNTSIESVEIRSVLTCESKRGICARCYGRNLSSGRMVQKGEAVGVIAAQSIGEPGTQLTLRTFHVGGTASNIAVEASIRAKFAGVVEFEDIRTVETANADGEPVKVVMGRSGEIRIVEKGTGKVFISNHVPYGSFLLVDEGQEVEKGQELNNWDPYNAVILAEFDGTIQYDAITEGITYREESDEQTGHREKVIIESKAKDQNPSIIVRPGKKGDMEGSKGYSIPVGSHLNVENGEKIKAGQILAKIPRAVGKTRDITGGLPRVTELFEARNPSNPAVVSEIDGVVTYGTVKRGNREIFVESKDGVKKKYMVPLSKHILVQDNDFIRAGMPLSDGAITPSDILSIQGPGAVQEYLVNEIQEVYRLQGVKINDKHIEVVVRQMMQKVVILDAGDTTFLEHQVIDKIVFMEENDTIIDMKVVTNAGDSTNLKPGQIVSARRLRDENSSLRRRDLALVEVREAQPAVSRPTLQGITQASLGTQSFISAASFQETTKVLSEAAIRGKADELLGLKENVIVGHLIPAGTGLREYTRQVVGSKEDFEAAQAAKTDEAAAPTKRPARASRRESVSE, encoded by the coding sequence ATGGCGTTTGCAAAAAACAAAAAACTGGTACAGGACTTCTCGAAAGTTACCATTTCGCTGGCCTCGCCCGAATCCATTTTGGAGCGGTCGAACGGTGAGGTTGTAAAGCCTGAGACGATCAACTACCGGACGTACAAGCCCGAAATGGGTGGCTTGTTCTGCGAGCGGATTTTCGGTCCCGTGAAGGACTGGGAATGCCACTGCGGTAAATACAAGCGCATCCGGTACAAAGGCATCATCTGCGACCGTTGCGGCGTAGAGGTGACCGAGAAGAAAGTACGTCGGGAGCGGATGGGCCACATCGAACTGGTGGTGCCCGTTGCGCACATCTGGTACTTCAAGTCCCTACCCAACAAGATCGGCTATCTGCTAGGCCTGCCTACCAAGAAGCTTGATCAGATTATTTATTATGAGCGCTACGTAGTAGTGCAGCCGGGTGTACTGGGCGAAGAAGGCGTGCAGCAGCTCGACTTCCTCACCGAGGACGAATACCTCGACATCATCGACAAGCTCCCCCGCGAGAACCAGATGCTGCCGAACGAGGATCCGAATAAATTCATTGCCCGTATGGGTGCTGATGCTCTGCAGCTGTTGCTGGAGCGCATCAACCTCGACGAGCTGTCGTACTCATTGCGTGACTCTGCTGCGCACGAGACTTCGCAGCAGCGTAAGGCTGAGGCTCTGAAGCGTCTGCGCGTAGTGGAAGCTTTCCGTGATGCCGCAACCCGCGTGGAGAACAAGCCCGAGTGGATGGTCATCCGCATGGTGCCAGTTATTCCCCCGGAATTGCGCCCACTGGTTCCATTGGATGGTGGCCGTTTCGCTACTTCCGACTTGAACGACCTGTACCGTCGCGTGATCATCCGTAACAACCGCCTCAAGCGCCTGATTGAAATTAAGGCTCCTGAAGTGATTCTGCGGAACGAGAAGCGCATGCTGCAGGAAGCAGTAGACTCGCTCTTCGACAACTCACGTAAGGTTAACGCCGTGCGTGCCGAGGGTAACCGCGCGCTGAAGTCGCTGTCTGACATGCTGAAAGGCAAGCAGGGCCGCTTCCGTCAGAACCTGCTCGGTAAGCGTGTTGACTACTCTGGTCGTTCGGTTATTGTAGTAGGCCCCGAGCTGAAACTGCACGAGTGCGGTCTGCCCAAGAACATGGCAGCTGAGCTGTTCAAGCCGTTTATCATCCGTAAGCTCATCGAGCGCGGTATCGTGAAGACGGTGAAGTCGGCTAAGAAAATCGTTGACCGCAAGGACGCCGTAGTATGGGACATCCTGGAGAATGTGCTGAAAGGCCACCCAGTGCTCCTGAACCGTGCTCCTACGCTGCACCGCTTGGGTATCCAGGCGTTCCAGCCCCGTCTCATCGAGGGTAAGGCTATCCAGCTGCACCCACTAGTGTGTACGGCTTTCAACGCTGACTTTGACGGTGACCAGATGGCTGTGCACGTTCCCCTGGGACCGGCCGCTATCCTGGAAGCCTCTATGCTGATGCTGGCGTCGCACAACATCCTGAACCCCGCCAACGGCGCGCCCATCGCGGTACCGTCGCAGGACATGGTTCTAGGCCTGTACTACGTAACCAAAGGCAAGCGCAGCACTGAAGAGGAGAGCATCCAAGGCGAAGGCCGCATGTTCTACTCCGACGAGGAAGTGGTTATTGCTATCAACGAAGGTCAACTTTCGAAGCACGCCTATATTAAGGTGCGCACGAAGGTTCGTGACGAGGAAGATAACCTCGTAACGAAGATCATCGAGACGGTGGCTGGCCGCGTGCTATTCAACCAGCTCGTACCAGAAGAAGTAGGTTTCGTGGATGAACTGCTGACGAAGAAGAAGCTTCAGCAGATCATCTCGATGGTGTTCAAGCGTACGGGCATGGCCCGCACGGCGCAGTTCCTCGACGACATCAAGACGCTGGGCTTCCAGTCGGCTTACAAAGGTGGTCTATCAATGGGTCTGGGCGACATCCAGATTCCGAAAGAGAAGGATGCCCTGGTTCTGCAAGCGCAGAACGACGTGAAGGCCGTTACTCAGAACTACCAGATGGGTCTGATTACCGACAATGAGCGTTACAACCAGGTTATCGACATCTGGACCCGCATCAACAACCAAATCACTGAAACCCTCATGGGTCGCCTCGAAAAGGAGAACCAGGGCTTCAACTCGATTTACATGATGATGCACTCCGGTGCTCGTGGCTCGCGTGAGCAGATCCGTCAGCTCGGCGGTATGCGGGGTCTGATGGCTAAGCCACAGAAGTCGCTGCAGGGCTCGGTAGGTGAGATTATCGAAAACCCGATTCTGTCTAACTTCAAAGAAGGCCTAGACGTAATCGAGTACTTCATCTCTACCCACGGTGCCCGTAAGGGTCTGGCCGACACCGCTCTGAAGACGGCTGACGCCGGCTACCTGACGCGTCGTCTGGTGGACGTATCGCAGGATGTTATCGTAAACGAAAACGACTGCGGCACTCTCCGTGGCATCGAAACCTTCGCTCTGAAGGATAACGAGGACATCGTAGAGCCGCTGGCTGAGCGTATCCTGGGTCGTGTAGCAGTACACGATATCATCGATCCGCTGACCGACGAGGTGATTCTGACGGCTGGTGACGAAATCACGGAAGAAATCACGCGTCGTATCGACAACACCAGCATCGAATCGGTGGAAATCCGTTCGGTACTGACTTGTGAGTCGAAGCGTGGTATCTGCGCCCGTTGCTACGGCCGTAACCTGTCGTCGGGCCGCATGGTACAGAAAGGTGAGGCTGTAGGCGTAATTGCTGCTCAGTCGATCGGTGAACCCGGCACCCAGCTGACCCTGCGTACCTTCCACGTAGGTGGTACTGCCTCGAACATTGCCGTTGAAGCTAGCATCCGTGCTAAGTTCGCCGGTGTGGTGGAGTTCGAAGACATCCGGACCGTTGAAACTGCTAACGCCGATGGCGAGCCAGTGAAAGTGGTAATGGGTCGTTCGGGCGAAATTCGTATCGTGGAGAAAGGCACCGGTAAGGTGTTCATCTCGAACCACGTTCCATACGGCTCATTCCTGCTGGTTGACGAAGGTCAAGAAGTAGAGAAAGGCCAGGAGCTGAATAACTGGGACCCCTACAACGCCGTTATTCTGGCCGAGTTTGATGGTACCATTCAGTATGACGCCATCACCGAAGGTATCACTTACCGCGAGGAGTCGGACGAACAGACTGGTCACCGCGAGAAAGTGATTATCGAATCGAAAGCCAAGGACCAGAACCCCTCGATCATCGTGCGCCCCGGCAAGAAGGGCGACATGGAAGGCTCAAAGGGCTACAGCATCCCGGTAGGTTCGCACTTGAACGTAGAGAATGGCGAGAAAATCAAGGCTGGTCAGATTCTGGCCAAGATTCCGCGTGCCGTGGGCAAAACCCGCGACATTACCGGTGGTCTGCCCCGCGTTACGGAGCTTTTCGAAGCTCGTAACCCCTCGAACCCGGCTGTTGTGTCGGAAATCGACGGTGTAGTAACCTACGGTACGGTGAAGCGTGGTAACCGTGAAATCTTCGTGGAGTCGAAAGACGGCGTCAAGAAGAAGTACATGGTGCCGCTTTCTAAGCACATTCTGGTGCAGGACAACGACTTCATCCGGGCTGGTATGCCGCTCTCCGATGGTGCTATCACGCCGTCCGACATCCTGAGCATTCAGGGTCCCGGTGCGGTGCAGGAGTACCTCGTGAACGAGATTCAGGAAGTATACCGTTTGCAGGGTGTGAAGATCAACGACAAGCACATCGAGGTGGTAGTTCGCCAGATGATGCAGAAAGTCGTGATCCTCGACGCCGGCGATACGACCTTCCTGGAGCATCAGGTTATCGACAAGATCGTGTTCATGGAAGAAAACGATACCATCATCGACATGAAGGTGGTAACGAATGCCGGCGACTCGACCAACTTGAAGCCTGGCCAGATTGTGAGTGCCCGTCGCCTGCGCGACGAGAACTCCAGCCTGCGTCGTCGCGACTTGGCTCTGGTAGAAGTACGCGAAGCACAGCCGGCCGTATCGCGGCCCACGCTGCAGGGTATCACCCAGGCTTCGTTGGGTACGCAGTCGTTCATCTCGGCCGCTTCCTTCCAGGAGACGACCAAGGTGCTGTCGGAAGCTGCCATCCGTGGCAAGGCCGACGAACTGCTGGGCCTGAAGGAGAACGTAATCGTAGGTCACCTCATTCCGGCCGGTACCGGTCTGCGCGAATACACGCGTCAGGTCGTGGGCTCGAAGGAGGATTTCGAAGCCGCTCAAGCTGCGAAGACCGACGAAGCTGCGGCTCCTACCAAGCGCCCCGCCCGGGCCTCACGCCGCGAGTCCGTATCGGAGTAG